From Fibrobacter sp. UWB4, the proteins below share one genomic window:
- a CDS encoding FISUMP domain-containing protein, which yields MKKVLFLIFLCAWIAGCSDSSSTFPSENPKESIQPIERADSLYVKILHYNGTDKIYELAAYQDSYLFNGELGDGDHYTIERNFYIDTVVFDVSPRFHQCKDSSSLTYKIDGKKVETVESKWGRQALPLPDEEKHTVEISTESTCNQMTVTFDIVPSEKSGKIFKHTDRFYLSFSPRINSYPYKNGSLFLTITPSVAPQYFEGDTTLSRCKLVSGEDSLIIPMTFDKYKKRLGTLAHINADSVTLTSFTDAHKDFSLACALYYQSWKVPAKVDSVQYFQAFPVSFKKTIEEPYIGERNGKIDILRESDLLSYLVIIRAHKRGTDEVVHKIYYDYIQDTLRVGTNWYLPQDSLGCLVDIDSIYAYTLPYVLATPESYKIWDYLHSKYAISCLDGKWCSEDADMKQDFDTTLAKLFTKYDGMDSHTWMSAFAWERDPPGPCNLPKSSSSFKKAESSSSSALEKCTDDNLGKMVVDEDSSIYVCENGKWRDAEYTEMEIMKSCTKANDKERYEKKSKYRTSNGMLICKNSMWYAVTIYDDDITDYTNPDIAYRTFVDTRDNHSYKIVDIGTQTWFAENLAYTNDTLSGASCYEDNPKNCKIGGVQYLWSTAMNLPSKYQTELATEILKEPVQGLCPDGWRIPNKEDWDILTEYAQNNSKAESSSDALKAKNAWNFDDYDDISDEFGFSAIPASENGDAYFASSTETNDPKKGVFDWGMSTFEPYPSRGYSFMYDTKYLVRCVKDKE from the coding sequence ATGAAAAAAGTTCTTTTTTTGATTTTTTTATGCGCATGGATTGCTGGGTGTAGCGACTCCTCGTCAACGTTCCCTTCAGAAAATCCGAAAGAATCTATACAGCCTATTGAACGTGCCGATTCGCTTTACGTAAAAATCCTCCATTATAACGGAACGGACAAAATCTACGAACTCGCCGCGTATCAGGATTCCTATCTCTTCAACGGGGAACTTGGCGATGGCGACCATTATACCATTGAACGAAACTTCTATATCGACACCGTCGTTTTCGATGTTTCTCCAAGATTCCACCAATGTAAAGATTCAAGTTCCTTGACATACAAGATTGACGGCAAAAAGGTCGAGACGGTCGAATCGAAATGGGGGAGACAGGCGCTTCCTCTGCCTGACGAAGAAAAGCACACCGTCGAAATCTCGACAGAGTCGACCTGTAACCAGATGACGGTCACGTTCGATATCGTCCCTTCCGAAAAGTCTGGAAAAATATTCAAGCATACCGACCGTTTTTACCTGAGCTTTTCCCCGAGGATAAACTCTTATCCTTACAAGAATGGTTCCCTGTTCCTCACCATAACGCCCAGCGTGGCACCGCAATACTTCGAAGGCGACACGACGCTCTCACGATGCAAGCTGGTGAGTGGCGAAGACAGCCTCATCATTCCCATGACATTCGATAAGTACAAGAAACGTCTGGGAACTCTCGCCCACATAAACGCGGACAGTGTCACGCTCACTTCGTTTACGGATGCGCATAAGGATTTCTCGCTTGCCTGCGCCCTATATTACCAGTCATGGAAAGTCCCGGCCAAGGTCGATTCGGTACAATACTTCCAGGCATTCCCTGTTTCCTTCAAGAAGACCATCGAAGAGCCCTACATTGGCGAACGCAACGGGAAAATTGATATCTTGCGCGAAAGCGATTTGCTGTCTTACCTTGTAATAATTCGCGCCCATAAAAGGGGAACCGACGAGGTTGTGCACAAGATATACTACGATTACATCCAGGACACCCTTCGTGTTGGCACAAACTGGTACCTTCCTCAAGATTCCCTCGGCTGTCTGGTTGACATAGATTCCATATACGCCTATACACTGCCCTATGTGCTGGCAACTCCGGAGTCGTACAAAATATGGGATTATCTCCATTCGAAATACGCTATAAGCTGTCTGGACGGCAAATGGTGCTCCGAAGACGCCGATATGAAACAAGACTTTGACACGACTCTCGCGAAGCTTTTTACCAAGTATGACGGAATGGATTCGCACACATGGATGTCTGCGTTTGCATGGGAGAGAGACCCTCCCGGCCCCTGTAACTTGCCAAAGTCCAGTTCCAGCTTCAAGAAAGCCGAAAGCAGTTCGAGTTCGGCCTTAGAGAAATGCACCGATGACAATCTCGGAAAAATGGTCGTAGATGAAGACTCGTCAATCTATGTCTGCGAAAACGGGAAATGGCGTGATGCGGAATATACGGAAATGGAGATAATGAAATCCTGCACAAAGGCGAACGATAAGGAACGCTACGAGAAGAAGTCAAAATACAGGACTTCTAATGGAATGCTTATATGCAAGAATTCCATGTGGTATGCGGTAACGATATACGATGACGATATCACGGACTATACCAATCCCGATATTGCATACAGGACATTCGTGGATACGCGGGACAATCATTCCTACAAGATTGTCGATATCGGGACGCAGACCTGGTTTGCCGAAAATCTGGCGTACACCAATGATACTTTGTCTGGAGCCTCTTGCTATGAAGACAATCCGAAGAACTGTAAGATAGGAGGAGTGCAATACTTGTGGAGTACCGCAATGAACTTGCCCTCTAAATACCAGACTGAGCTGGCGACGGAAATCTTGAAGGAGCCCGTGCAGGGGCTTTGTCCTGACGGATGGAGGATTCCAAACAAGGAAGATTGGGATATCTTGACCGAGTACGCCCAGAATAACAGCAAGGCAGAATCATCGTCAGACGCCCTGAAGGCCAAGAATGCCTGGAATTTTGATGATTACGACGACATTTCTGATGAATTCGGTTTTTCCGCCATTCCGGCTTCTGAAAATGGCGACGCCTATTTTGCCTCTTCTACAGAAACGAATGATCCCAAGAAGGGTGTTTTCGACTGGGGCATGTCTACATTCGAGCCATATCCTTCGAGAGGATACTCGTTTATGTACGACACGAAATATCTAGTCCGCTGCGTTAAGGACAAGGAATAG
- the ruvA gene encoding Holliday junction branch migration protein RuvA: MIERIRGILVQKTPTFVVVECAGVGYGVNISASTAGKPPEEGAEVTLHTNLVVREDSMTLFGFADTTEKDLFLMFLSVNGIGPKLAQRILSGSTPADLLNMIASDNKAALSKIKGLGKKTCEQMTLTLKEKAGVMLQSLGDVEGSGITSIGALTGAKLEAVLALHTLGVKDPAAEKAVVKAVEVLGDSADAAALIPEALKYL; the protein is encoded by the coding sequence ATGATTGAGCGGATTCGTGGCATTTTGGTACAGAAAACCCCTACGTTTGTCGTTGTGGAATGTGCAGGGGTCGGTTACGGCGTCAATATTTCGGCCTCTACGGCAGGCAAGCCCCCCGAAGAGGGTGCCGAAGTCACATTGCACACGAATCTCGTGGTACGCGAAGATTCCATGACGTTATTCGGTTTTGCGGATACGACCGAAAAAGACTTGTTCCTCATGTTTTTAAGCGTGAACGGTATCGGACCGAAGCTTGCCCAACGGATTTTGAGCGGAAGCACGCCCGCCGATCTTTTGAACATGATTGCTAGCGACAACAAGGCTGCCCTCAGCAAAATCAAGGGGCTTGGCAAAAAGACATGCGAGCAGATGACGCTGACGCTCAAGGAAAAAGCTGGCGTAATGTTGCAATCGCTGGGCGATGTCGAAGGGAGCGGTATCACGAGCATCGGAGCGCTAACCGGGGCAAAGTTGGAAGCGGTTTTGGCTCTGCATACGCTTGGGGTCAAGGATCCGGCAGCAGAAAAGGCTGTGGTCAAAGCGGTCGAAGTTCTCGGCGACAGCGCGGACGCGGCAGCTCTTATCCCGGAAGCTCTCAAGTATTTGTAA
- a CDS encoding ORF6N domain-containing protein, whose amino-acid sequence MSKQKAPALTASKAVGKNDFSLIDENFLKSRIYTIRGLKVMLDSDLAEIYGYDKKVFNQQVKNNIEKFDDDFRFQLDRNELENLISLHPASDLKSKFLTSSWGGLRKMPFAFTEQGIYMLMTVLKGEQAIAQSKALIRLFKQMKDYIVSENMLLLNVGNNPQISSYMVQNTREIAEIRGELAETRTDVFAMKSDLQKVMENFIDPSMFKHFLILNGQKLEADVAYAQIYGMAKKSVVIIDNYVDVKTLDLLRNVAKGVVVTIFSDQYGRTRLTENMLADFRAARPDVVLEDPKTAGNIFHDRYILLDFGSKNEKIFHCGASSKDAGNKITSIVQLDDVSVYHAVFENLL is encoded by the coding sequence ATGAGCAAGCAAAAAGCACCGGCATTAACCGCATCAAAAGCAGTCGGCAAAAACGATTTCTCCCTGATAGACGAAAATTTCCTGAAATCCAGAATCTACACGATTCGTGGTCTCAAGGTGATGTTGGATTCCGACTTGGCGGAAATTTATGGGTATGACAAAAAGGTTTTTAACCAGCAGGTCAAGAATAATATTGAAAAGTTTGACGATGATTTTCGGTTTCAGCTTGACCGCAATGAACTTGAAAATCTTATATCCCTGCATCCGGCATCAGACTTGAAGTCAAAATTTTTGACTTCAAGTTGGGGTGGCTTGCGAAAAATGCCATTTGCCTTTACCGAACAGGGTATTTATATGCTCATGACGGTCCTCAAGGGGGAACAGGCTATAGCTCAAAGCAAGGCTCTGATTCGCCTTTTCAAGCAGATGAAGGACTACATTGTTTCCGAGAACATGCTGTTGCTCAATGTGGGCAATAATCCGCAAATTTCCTCTTATATGGTTCAAAATACAAGGGAAATTGCAGAAATTCGTGGAGAACTAGCCGAAACCCGCACGGATGTTTTTGCAATGAAGTCTGATTTGCAGAAGGTAATGGAAAACTTCATTGATCCTTCGATGTTTAAGCACTTCTTGATTTTGAACGGACAGAAACTTGAAGCCGATGTTGCGTACGCGCAAATTTATGGTATGGCAAAGAAGTCGGTGGTCATTATTGACAATTATGTGGATGTCAAGACTTTAGATTTACTGCGGAATGTCGCCAAGGGTGTTGTCGTTACGATTTTCAGTGATCAATACGGAAGAACCCGGTTAACCGAGAACATGCTGGCTGATTTTAGGGCCGCACGCCCAGATGTTGTGCTTGAAGATCCGAAAACAGCCGGAAATATATTTCATGACCGCTATATATTGCTTGATTTTGGTTCTAAGAACGAGAAAATATTCCACTGCGGAGCATCTTCCAAAGATGCCGGGAACAAGATTACGTCTATTGTCCAGTTGGATGATGTTTCGGTTTACCATGCTGTGTTTGAGAACTTGTTATGA
- a CDS encoding tyrosine-type recombinase/integrase gives MDSYCWTADFFKSHFGRFGRKSLADYKSFLLENFKPKTVNLRIQGINKYLDYAGKSKLRVKNVKVQQKSFLENVIRNADYRFLKTSLLQDGQTKWYFVVWFLSATGARVGELVKLKVEHVECGYFDIYGKGGKLRRLYIPETLQKETLRWLESEGRSSGYLFLNRFGKQITPRGIASQLKTFAKKYGLDEAVIYPHSFRHRFAKNFLEKRNDIALLADLMGHEHIETTRIYLRQTASEQREVVNKVVTW, from the coding sequence ATGGATTCGTATTGCTGGACGGCGGATTTTTTCAAGTCGCATTTCGGGCGGTTTGGTCGCAAATCGCTGGCTGATTACAAGAGTTTTCTTCTGGAAAATTTCAAGCCCAAGACCGTTAATTTGCGGATTCAAGGTATCAATAAATATCTGGATTACGCAGGCAAATCGAAACTCCGAGTCAAGAATGTCAAGGTGCAGCAAAAGAGTTTTCTTGAAAATGTCATCAGGAATGCCGATTACAGATTCTTGAAGACGAGTCTATTGCAAGATGGCCAAACCAAGTGGTATTTTGTGGTGTGGTTTCTTTCGGCGACGGGCGCCCGCGTGGGCGAACTGGTGAAACTCAAAGTGGAACATGTGGAGTGCGGATATTTTGACATTTACGGAAAAGGCGGAAAGCTGCGACGGCTCTACATTCCTGAAACTTTGCAAAAAGAAACTTTGCGTTGGTTGGAAAGTGAAGGTCGTTCCAGCGGATACCTGTTCTTGAATCGTTTTGGCAAGCAGATTACCCCGCGGGGGATTGCCTCGCAACTGAAAACGTTCGCAAAGAAATATGGCCTAGATGAAGCCGTCATTTATCCACATTCGTTTCGCCACCGGTTTGCTAAGAACTTTCTGGAAAAGCGAAACGACATCGCTTTGCTTGCTGACCTTATGGGGCACGAACATATCGAAACGACTCGTATTTATTTGCGCCAGACAGCAAGCGAACAGCGTGAAGTCGTAAATAAGGTTGTGACGTGGTAA
- a CDS encoding TraB/GumN family protein yields the protein MNEVYSQSEEKSDIYRIRTKDDREIVLVGTAHISQVSKDLVHETIETENPDTVCVELDEGRLKSIQDPNRWKNTDLRDVIRKKQLATLIANLVLGSYQKRMGAQTGVKPGSELKEAVDVASAKNIPIVLADRDIKITLKRTWACTPWYRKFSLLGGLFASIFDKTEISEEELQKIKEKDALNSMMQEFGQTFPEVKQVLIDERDQFLASKIKNAPGDKVVAVIGAGHMRGIASIIEEDKELPSEESISVIPKGTSLWKILGWTLTFLIIASIAFVGYVAGIEKAGQLSLQWAMLTGGGAMLGAIIAGGHPLTILVALVMAPFTGLTPLIGVGFFTALTQVYVRPPRVSEMETLTDDIWQVKRWWKNRVTRVILCFLCPGIPAIIGKILAIFKIYQAF from the coding sequence ATGAACGAAGTTTATTCTCAGTCTGAAGAAAAGTCCGACATCTACCGAATCCGCACCAAGGACGACAGGGAAATAGTCCTCGTCGGGACGGCCCATATTTCGCAAGTTTCAAAGGACCTTGTCCACGAAACCATCGAAACCGAAAACCCGGACACCGTATGTGTAGAACTTGACGAAGGCCGCCTCAAGTCTATCCAGGACCCGAACCGCTGGAAGAACACAGACTTGAGAGACGTGATCCGCAAAAAGCAGCTGGCCACCCTCATCGCAAACCTGGTGCTCGGCTCATACCAGAAACGCATGGGCGCACAGACCGGCGTCAAGCCAGGCTCAGAACTCAAGGAAGCCGTTGACGTCGCAAGCGCAAAGAACATACCCATCGTACTGGCCGACCGCGACATCAAGATTACGCTCAAGCGAACCTGGGCCTGCACTCCATGGTACCGCAAGTTCAGTCTCCTGGGCGGGCTATTCGCAAGCATTTTCGACAAGACCGAAATTAGCGAAGAAGAACTCCAGAAAATCAAGGAAAAGGACGCGCTCAATTCCATGATGCAGGAGTTCGGCCAGACGTTTCCAGAAGTGAAGCAGGTGCTCATAGACGAACGTGACCAGTTCCTCGCAAGCAAGATCAAGAACGCTCCAGGAGACAAGGTCGTCGCCGTTATCGGCGCAGGCCACATGCGCGGCATTGCAAGCATCATCGAGGAAGACAAGGAACTTCCAAGCGAAGAATCCATTTCCGTCATCCCGAAGGGCACCTCGCTCTGGAAAATTTTAGGCTGGACTTTAACATTTTTAATCATCGCAAGCATCGCCTTTGTGGGCTACGTCGCAGGAATCGAAAAAGCAGGACAGCTGAGTTTACAATGGGCCATGCTCACCGGCGGTGGCGCCATGCTCGGAGCAATCATCGCAGGCGGTCACCCGTTGACCATTCTGGTAGCGCTGGTCATGGCTCCGTTTACAGGACTCACACCGCTTATCGGAGTCGGATTTTTCACGGCACTCACGCAAGTCTACGTCAGACCGCCACGAGTATCCGAAATGGAAACGCTGACCGACGACATATGGCAAGTCAAGCGCTGGTGGAAGAACCGCGTCACGCGCGTCATCCTCTGCTTCTTGTGCCCGGGCATTCCTGCAATCATCGGAAAGATTCTCGCGATCTTCAAGATTTACCAGGCATTCTAG